From Hirundo rustica isolate bHirRus1 chromosome 1, bHirRus1.pri.v3, whole genome shotgun sequence, a single genomic window includes:
- the LOC120750113 gene encoding inositol 1,4,5-trisphosphate receptor-interacting protein-like 1, protein MDSWILWFLLLQSVFQYPQPVGDGLDEATRLRMELRAKLQEQERIRLEREMEQLVLVQGVTFWGDLHWSAMQPWQLWTFSGLLVLLLTIRFLWGKRSHKAEISGEKEKEEEEEEEEETREYDLRWLLEERIQWPVQDLRTGCNRTMALMNNFTSVLRRALSMTFYPVLQQAIGFGSAFEGWAAAKEEVVYRVLVPLTPPVGHTFHLERDPDQQWTGRNFRIHVKLDCHCPREHQGANPLCFLHHPDIVREVTGQPNLLDLLCTGSYLDVKKTVEWFCTLVTASWRRLPQSRSWHLVQLPSKRSCNLKLTNSQESFQVRVLFGVQRYSSDIFISSRSRGAHTPSTMWPETYTVAETKFFKHVAGQAPQDSSHLKCLQLLTGVLVRNDLSIHAIKTVVMHLLNTVPVTQWHRNYFLLQLSDVLEQLRLSLEERYLEHFIVGNQRLPEEIRLPADVQSARPLNVFHSFTQDPAAHSQAMEAYLDLRQRLARVLAYGHC, encoded by the coding sequence ATGGATTCCTGGATATTGTGGTTCTTGCTCTTGCAAAGCGTATTCCAGtacccacagcctgtgggcgATGGTTTGGATGAGGCAACGCGTCTGCGCATGGAGCTGCGTGCAAAGCTCCAGGAACAGGAGAGGATTCGTCTGGAGCGGGAGATGGAACAGCTGGTGCTGGTGCAGGGTGTCACATTCTGGGGAGACCTGCACTGGTCTGCCatgcagccctggcagctctggacGTTTTCTGGGCTCTTGGTTCTTCTCTTGACCATACGGTTTTTGTGGGGGAAAAGAAGCCACAAGGCAGAGATCAGTggtgagaaggaaaaggaggaggaggaagaggaagaggaagagacaCGGGAATATGATCTGAGATGGCTTCTAGAGGAGCGCATACAGTGGCCTGTACAGGACCTGCGGACAGGCTGCAACAGGACAATGGCCCTGATGAACAACTTCACGTCTGTCCTTAGGCGTGCCTTGAGTATGACATTCTACCCAGTGCTGCAACAAGCCATTGGTTTTGGCAGTGCCTTTGAAGGTTGGGCTGCCGCTAAGGAGGAAGTTGTGTACCGTGTGCTCGTACCCCTGACTCCTCCCGTAGGCCACACCTTCCACCTGGAGCGTGACCCTGACCAGCAGTGGACCGGCAGGAATTTCCGTATCCACGTGAAGCTGGACTGCCATTGCCCAAGGGAGCATCAGGGTGCGAACCCGCTGTGCTTCCTACACCACCCTGATATAGTTAGGGAAGTGACTGGGCAGCCCAACCTCCTAGACTTGCTGTGCACCGGCTCCTACCTTGACGTGAAGAAAACTGTCGAATGGTTCTGCACACTGGTGACAGCAAGCTGGCGGCGTTTGCCTCAGTCACGCAGTTGGCATTTAGTGCAGCTGCCCTCCAAACGCTCCTGCAACCTCAAGCTGACCAACAGCCAAGAAAGCTTCCAGGTTAGGGTGCTGTTTGGGGTGCAGCGATACAGCTCAGACATCTTTATCAGCAGCCGGTCTCGAGGGGCCCACACCCCAAGCACGATGTGGCCTGAGACCTACACTGTGGCAGAGACAAAATTCTTCAAGCACGTGGCCGGGCAGGCCCCCCAGGACAGCTCGCACCTCAAATGCCTGCAGCTCCTTACTGGTGTTCTTGTGCGCAACGACCTTTCCATCCATGCCATCAAGACAGTCGTCATGCACCTGCTGAACACTGTACCAGTGACACAGTGGCACAGGAACTATTTCCTGCTTCAGCTGTCGGatgtcctggagcagctgcgCTTATCTCTGGAAGAGAGATACTTGGAGCATTTTATTGTGGGCAACCAGAGGCTTCCGGAGGAGATCAGGTTGCCCGCCGATGTACAAAGTGCTAGGCCACTCAACGTCTTCCACAGCTTCACGCAAGATCCGGCCGCCCACTCTCAGGCGATGGAAGCCTACCTTGATCTGCGCCAACGCCTGGCAAGAGTGCTGGCCTATGGCCACTGTTAG